In the Desulfobacterales bacterium genome, one interval contains:
- the rsmD gene encoding 16S rRNA (guanine(966)-N(2))-methyltransferase RsmD yields the protein MRIISGIAKGRRLKTPARHQGRPQGKPRIRPTSDRAREAIFNIIGSRVIDATVLDLFAGTGALGLEALSRGAGFALFVDQDREALALIACNIELCRFSDRTRIIRADLIKGFSSVCPQAPVDGFDLVFIDPPYSRGLAETALGQLAADHLVAPAGLVVAEDASGETLPDQITGLALLDQRRYGDTGFWIYRMTSDL from the coding sequence TTGCGGATCATCAGTGGGATAGCCAAGGGACGGCGGTTGAAGACCCCGGCCCGGCACCAGGGGCGGCCCCAGGGGAAACCGCGAATTCGCCCTACCTCGGACCGGGCCCGGGAGGCGATTTTCAATATCATCGGTTCCCGGGTCATCGATGCCACGGTTCTGGACCTGTTCGCCGGCACCGGGGCCCTGGGACTGGAGGCCCTGAGCCGCGGGGCCGGCTTTGCCCTGTTTGTCGACCAGGACCGGGAGGCCTTGGCCCTGATCGCTTGCAATATTGAGCTGTGCCGCTTTTCCGACCGGACGCGGATCATCCGCGCTGATTTGATCAAGGGGTTTTCCTCAGTGTGCCCACAGGCCCCGGTGGATGGTTTTGATCTTGTTTTTATTGACCCGCCTTATTCCAGGGGGCTGGCTGAAACGGCCCTGGGGCAACTGGCCGCCGATCACCTGGTCGCCCCGGCAGGGCTGGTGGTGGCCGAGGATGCCTCCGGCGAGACACTGCCTGACCAGATCACGGGACTTGCCCTGCTCGACCAACGGCGCTACGGGGATACCGGGTTCTGGATATACCGGATGACC